One genomic segment of Gossypium arboreum isolate Shixiya-1 chromosome 3, ASM2569848v2, whole genome shotgun sequence includes these proteins:
- the LOC108474671 gene encoding ras-related protein RABA5e gives MSDSDDDSGGEEYLFKIVIIGDSAVGKSNLLSRYARNEFNPHSKATIGVEFQTQSMGIDGKEVKAQIWDTAGQERFRAVTSAYYRGAVGALIVYDISRRTTFDSVGRWLDELKMHSDTTVARMLVGNKCDLGTIRDVSVEEGKALAEQHDLFFMETSALDSTNVKKAFELVIREIYNNVSRKVLNSDTYKAELTVNRVSLSKTETDASKKTQNFSCCSR, from the exons ATGTCGGACTCCGACGACGATTCCGGCGGAGAAGAATACCTTTTCAAAATTGTCATAATCGGAGACTCTGCAGTCGGCAAATCCAACCTCTTATCCCGCTACGCTCGTAACGAGTTCAACCCACATTCAAAAGCCACCATCGGCGTGGAGTTCCAGACGCAAAGCATGGGAATTGACGGTAAAGAAGTCAAAGCTCAGATTTGGGACACCGCCGGCCAAGAAAGGTTCCGTGCCGTCACTTCAGCTTATTACAGAGGTGCTGTCGGTGCTCTTATTGTTTATGATATTAGCCGTAGAACTACCTTCGATAGTGTCGGCCGTTGGCTTGATGAACTCAAAA TGCATTCCGATACAACGGTAGCAAGGATGTTGGTAGGCAACAAATGCGACCTTGGAACTATTCGAGACGTGAGTGTTGAAGAAGGCAAAGCCCTAGCCGAACAACATGATTTGTTCTTCATGGAGACATCTGCTTTAGACTCGACGAACGTCAAGAAAGCGTTCGAGCTTGTTATACGAGAGATTTACAACAACGTCAGCCGGAAAGTACTAAACTCGGATACTTATAAAGCCGAATTAACCGTCAATCGGGTAAGCCTTTCTAAAACCGAAACCGATGCTTCGAAGAAAACTCAAAATTTCTCTTGCTGCTCTAGGTGA
- the LOC108474679 gene encoding aspartic proteinase 36 has protein sequence MILRGVISSHYSLRLLLIGFLVVSSSITRVLSGGVIHVKYKFAGSQRSIVDLKVHDSVRQLRILAGVDLPLGGSGRPDGLGLYYARIGIGTPSKDYYVQVDTGSDIMWVNCIQCKECPRRSSLGIDLTLYNIEDSATGKLVSCDQDFCYAINGGPLAGCTANMSCPYLEIYGDGSSTAGYFVNDIVLYDRVSGDLKTSSANGSVIFGCGATQSGNLGSSNEESLDGILGFGKANSSMISQLASSGKVKNMFAHCLDGVNGGGIFAIGHVVRPKVNMTPLVPNQPHYNVNMTAVQVGHDFLSFTPDIFDSGDRQGVIIDSGTTLAYLPEMVYEPLVSKILSRQPDLKLQTIHDEYTCFQYSKSLDEAFPNVTFHFENSVTLKVNPHEYLFPYNGLWCIGWQNSGMQSRDRKNMTLLGDLVLSNKLVLYDLENQTIGWTEYNCSSSIQVLDERTGTVHLVGSQNISSACHLNAWFITVLILLATLPHFLGC, from the exons ATGATTCTTCGAGGAGTTATTAGCTCTCACTATTCGCTTCGTCTTCTTCTAATTGGCTTTCTAGTAGTTTCTTCTTCAATAACCAGAGTTCTCAGTGGGGGTGTTATTCATGTTAAATACAAATTCGCTGGCAGTCAACGTTCGATCGTTGACTTAAAAGTCCACGACAGCGTTCGTCAACTCCGGATCCTCGCTGGTGTTGATCTTCCCTTGGGTGGTTCCGGTCGACCCGACGGTCTTGG GCTTTATTATGCTAGAATAGGGATAGGAACACCTTCAAAGGATTACTATGTGCAAGTAGATACAGGAAGTGATATAATGTGGGTTAATTGTATTCAATGTAAAGAATGCCCCAGAAGAAGCTCTCTTGGT ATAGATCTTACTTTGTACAATATTGAGGATTCTGCCACTGGCAAGTTGGTTTCATGTGATCAAGATTTTTGTTATGCCATAAATGGAGGTCCACTGGCTGGTTGTACGGCTAATATGTCTTGTCCGTATCTTGAGATATATGGAGATGGGAGTTCCACTGCTGGATACTTTGTAAATGACATTGTGCTATATGATCGAGTGTCTGGTGATTTGAAGACCTCATCTGCAAATGGAAGTGTTATATTTGG GTGTGGAGCTACACAATCAGGGAATCTAGGTTCATCTAATGAAGAATCACTTGATGGAATACTTGGTTTTGGAAAAGCTAATTCATCAATGATTTCCCAGCTTGCTTCATCTGGAAAAGTGAAAAATATGTTTGCTCACTGCTTAGATGGGGTTAATGGAGGCGGTATCTTTGCTATTGGGCATGTTGTGCGACCAAAAGTTAATATGACCCCATTGGTACCAAATCA GCCACATTACAATGTCAATATGACAGCAGTTCAAGTTGGTCATGATTTCCTAAGTTTTACGCCTGATATTTTCGATTCCGGAGATCGACAAGGGGTAATAATAGACAGTGGAACAACCTTAGCTTATCTCCCAGAAATGGTTTATGAACCATTAGTTAgtaag ATACTTTCTCGGCAGCCTGATTTGAAGCTTCAAACTATTCATGATGAATATACATGTTTTCAGTACTCTAAGAG TCTTGATGAGGCATTTCCAAATGTCACTTTCCATTTTGAAAATTCAGTGACTCTGAAGGTTAATCCACATGAGTACCTATTCCCCTAT AATGGGTTGTGGTGCATTGGATGGCAAAACAGTGGAATGCAATCCAGGGATCGAAAGAATATGACCCTTTTGGGAG ATTTAGTGCTTTCCAACAAGCTGGTTTTGTATGATTTGGAAAATCAGACCATTGGATGGACTGAGTACAATT GTTCTTCAAGCATACAAGTGCTGGACGAAAGGACCGGAACTGTGCATTTAGTAGGTTCCCAAAACATTTCTTCTGCTTGCCATTTGAATGCCTGGTTTATTACGGTTTTGATCTTGTTAGCTACGTTACCGCACTTTTTGGGCTGCTAG